A window from Salvia miltiorrhiza cultivar Shanhuang (shh) chromosome 2, IMPLAD_Smil_shh, whole genome shotgun sequence encodes these proteins:
- the LOC131008258 gene encoding uncharacterized protein LOC131008258 — MNTRSQNLPLEDFDPEIEATLHLNNNKKREATLDTMAATAEEVRALREQLQALLDAQKDTGAQKHSPINEAFTPQYYFHEPPRVNANNFELKTGLITMEGAKTAKDESARLIENKSEEVTVEVSGRKKEEKQKATSPATVTIPFPQRQKKERMKERLSKFLEIFKKVNINIPLVEMLLEMPQCAKFLKDIVSRKKKLGEFETQFRRSLCDLGASINLMPLSVFKQLAIGELKPTSMRLQMADKSVT; from the exons atgaacacacgatctcagaatcttcctcttgaagattttgatccaGAGATTGAAGCCACGCTCCACCTCAACAACAACAAGAAAAGAGAAGCCACACTAGACACGATGGCTGCCACTGCAGAAGAAGTCCGGGCGTTGAGAGAACAGCTGCAGGCATTGTTGGATGCTCAGAAAGATACTGGCGCGCAGAAACATTCCCCAATCAATGAGGCGTTCACCCCGCAATACTATTTTCATGAGCCTCCAAGAGTTAACGCAAACAATTTTGAGCTAAAGACTGGTTTAATcacgatg gaaggggccaAGACGGCAAAAGATGAGAGTGCACGGCTGATTGAGAATAAAtctgaggaggtcactgttgaggtttctggcagaaagaaggagGAAAAGCAgaaagctacttcgccagcaactgtgactataCCATTCCCTCAGCGCCAGAAGAAAGAGAGGATGAAAGAGCGGCTCTCTAAGTTTTTAGAGATCTTTAAGAAGGTGAACATCAATATtccgttggtggagatgttACTAGAGATGCCGCAATGTGCCAAATTTCTCAAGGACATAGTCTCACGAAAGAAGAAGttgggagagtttgagacg CAATTTagaaggtcactctgcgactTGGGGGCGAGCATCAATCTCATGCCGTTATCTGTTTTCAAGCAGCTGGCgattggagagttgaagccgacatctatgaggctgcagatggcagACAAGTCGGTCACCTAA